Proteins from a genomic interval of Pseudomonas anuradhapurensis:
- a CDS encoding FAD:protein FMN transferase, with the protein MRAPLLLTLMLLTACNQGPTLERLGGPTMGSSYSIQYVREPGGPAPAQVQAAVEAILQGIDQHYSTYRGDSTVSQFNQLPANQCQAMPPDMLELVSLGQQLAEQSDGAFDLTVEPLLDLWGFGPQARHTQVPDPQALARVRQRVGYRHLHIQGQALCKDAPVQLDFNSMAAGHAVDLIAARLQAMGVASFVAEATGELKAVGRKPDGSPWRIALELPREDRQIARQIIPLNGLSVSTSGDYRHYFEDNGRRYSHTFDARLGRPVQHDLAAVSVLDASALRADGYSTLLLILGPQRGWDFAVAHGLPAVLVTRVEGGFVSRATPAFERAVKGE; encoded by the coding sequence GTGCGCGCGCCCTTACTGCTCACCCTCATGCTGCTTACCGCCTGCAACCAGGGCCCCACCCTGGAGCGCCTGGGCGGCCCGACAATGGGCAGCAGCTATAGCATCCAGTATGTGCGGGAGCCCGGCGGCCCGGCACCGGCCCAGGTGCAAGCAGCGGTGGAAGCCATCCTGCAGGGCATCGATCAGCACTACTCGACCTACCGCGGCGACTCTACCGTCAGCCAGTTCAACCAATTGCCCGCCAATCAGTGCCAGGCTATGCCCCCCGACATGCTCGAACTGGTCAGCCTGGGCCAGCAACTGGCCGAGCAGAGCGATGGCGCCTTCGACCTCACCGTCGAGCCGTTGCTCGACCTGTGGGGCTTCGGCCCCCAGGCGCGCCACACGCAGGTGCCCGACCCGCAGGCCCTGGCGCGGGTGCGCCAGCGGGTCGGCTACCGGCACCTGCACATCCAGGGCCAGGCCCTGTGCAAGGACGCCCCGGTGCAGCTCGACTTCAACAGCATGGCCGCCGGCCATGCCGTCGACCTGATCGCTGCGCGCCTGCAGGCCATGGGTGTCGCCAGCTTCGTCGCCGAAGCGACCGGTGAGCTCAAGGCGGTCGGCCGCAAGCCTGACGGCAGCCCCTGGCGCATCGCCCTGGAGCTGCCCCGCGAAGATCGCCAGATCGCCCGGCAGATCATTCCGCTCAATGGCCTTTCAGTATCAACCTCGGGTGACTATCGGCACTATTTCGAGGACAATGGCCGGCGCTATTCGCACACCTTCGATGCCCGCCTCGGGCGCCCGGTGCAGCACGACCTGGCCGCGGTCAGCGTGCTCGATGCCTCGGCACTGCGGGCAGACGGCTATTCGACGCTGCTGTTGATCCTGGGCCCGCAACGCGGTTGGGATTTTGCCGTGGCGCATGGCCTGCCTGCGGTGCTGGTGACTCGGGTCGAGGGTGGCTTCGTCTCCCGAGCTACGCCCGCGTTCGAACGGGCAGTGAAAGGCGAGTGA
- a CDS encoding glyceraldehyde-3-phosphate dehydrogenase, producing MWKVPVTQKPDQCLGEWIDREALAEAMIPLIGQLYRNNNVVSSIYGRSLINRSVISILKAHRFARHRQTDETELSVHETFPLLKAMSELKLGAASVDLGKLANKFKQEGNGRTAEQFVREELAEVVGQQNASARKGTDVVLYGFGRIGRLLARILIEKTGGGDGLRLRAIVVRKGAENDLVKRASLLRRDSVHGPFDGTITIDEANNTITANGNLIQVIYAKSPSEVDYTQYGIENALIVDNTGVWRDADGLGQHLACPGAARVILTAPGKGALKNIVHGINHGDIAADDKIISAASCTTNAIVPVLKAINDQYGIVNGHVETVHSFTNDQNLIDNFHKGSRRGRAAPLNMVITETGAATAAAKALPVLKGKLTGNAIRVPTPNVSMAILNLNLEKPTSRDEINEYLRQTAMHSELHKQIDYVSSQEVVSTDFVGSRHAGVVDAEATIANDNRVVLYVWYDNEFGYSCQVVRVMEEMAGVNPPAFPR from the coding sequence ATGTGGAAGGTTCCCGTGACTCAGAAGCCCGACCAGTGTCTTGGTGAGTGGATCGATCGTGAAGCCCTGGCTGAAGCGATGATCCCGCTTATCGGTCAGCTCTACCGCAACAACAATGTGGTGAGCTCGATTTATGGCCGTAGCCTGATCAACCGTTCGGTTATCTCGATCCTCAAGGCGCACCGCTTTGCGCGCCATCGTCAAACCGACGAAACCGAACTGTCCGTCCACGAGACATTCCCCCTGCTCAAGGCCATGAGCGAGCTGAAGCTGGGCGCCGCCTCGGTCGACCTCGGCAAGCTGGCCAACAAGTTCAAGCAGGAAGGCAATGGCCGTACTGCCGAGCAGTTCGTCCGTGAAGAACTGGCCGAAGTGGTTGGCCAGCAGAACGCTTCGGCGCGCAAGGGCACCGACGTTGTGCTGTACGGCTTCGGCCGCATTGGCCGCCTGCTGGCGCGCATCCTGATCGAGAAGACCGGTGGCGGCGACGGCCTGCGCCTGCGTGCCATCGTCGTGCGCAAGGGCGCCGAGAACGACCTGGTCAAGCGTGCCAGCCTGCTGCGCCGTGACTCGGTGCACGGCCCGTTCGATGGCACCATCACCATCGACGAAGCCAACAACACCATCACCGCCAACGGCAACCTGATCCAGGTGATCTACGCCAAGAGCCCGAGCGAAGTCGACTACACCCAGTACGGCATCGAAAACGCGCTGATCGTCGACAACACCGGCGTATGGCGTGATGCCGACGGCCTGGGCCAGCACCTGGCCTGCCCGGGTGCTGCCCGCGTGATCCTCACCGCACCTGGCAAGGGCGCGCTGAAGAACATCGTGCACGGCATCAACCACGGTGACATCGCTGCCGATGACAAGATCATCTCGGCCGCTTCCTGCACCACCAACGCCATCGTGCCGGTGCTCAAGGCCATCAACGACCAGTACGGCATCGTCAACGGCCACGTCGAAACCGTTCACTCGTTCACCAACGACCAGAACCTGATCGACAACTTCCACAAGGGCAGCCGCCGTGGCCGTGCCGCGCCGCTGAACATGGTCATCACCGAAACCGGCGCCGCCACTGCTGCCGCCAAGGCACTGCCAGTGCTCAAGGGCAAGCTGACCGGCAACGCCATTCGCGTACCGACGCCGAACGTTTCGATGGCCATCCTCAACCTGAACCTGGAAAAGCCCACCTCGCGCGACGAGATCAACGAGTACCTGCGCCAGACCGCCATGCACTCGGAACTGCACAAGCAGATCGACTACGTCAGCTCGCAGGAAGTGGTTTCGACCGACTTCGTCGGCTCGCGCCACGCCGGTGTGGTCGACGCTGAAGCGACCATCGCCAACGATAACCGTGTTGTCCTGTACGTCTGGTACGACAACGAATTCGGTTACAGCTGCCAGGTGGTTCGCGTGATGGAAGAGATGGCCGGTGTGAACCCGCCAGCGTTTCCGCGCTGA